The Coccidioides posadasii str. Silveira chromosome 3, complete sequence genome contains a region encoding:
- the SCO1 gene encoding Cu-binding protein (EggNog:ENOG410PG4G~COG:C~TransMembrane:1 (o85-106i)~BUSCO:10758at33183) has translation MASPFTPTTISHSLRQAFRLSRSSPASSLACQPQLRSLAPSRSQSQTLRSSPILRPGGNRAFSTTPALPAKTIQQLKARSSTGPFSWKAALLFVLTGAGMIVYFQYEKARLERERIVQMSKGVGKPKVGGPFILKDLDGNVFTEEQLKGKYNFIYFGFTHCPDICPDELDKMAAIIDIIKEKSKGNSPLRSIFVTCDPARDTPEVLRAYLKEFHGDILGLTGTYEQVKNMCKQYRVYFSTPENIKPGEDYLVDHSIYFYLMDPEGDFVECIGRQDTPESAANIILDHIKDWKRQGRELDTSKP, from the exons ATGGCATCTCCGTTCACTCCCACGACGATCTCCCATTCTCTCCGGCAGGCCTTCCGCCTTTCCCGGTCCTCTCCCGCATCAAGCCTGGCTTGCCAACCGCAGCTCAGATCACTCGCGCCATCCAGATCGCAGTCTCAAACCCTCCGGTCAAGCCCAATCCTTCGCCCAGGCGGCAATCGCGCTTTTTCGACAACCCCCGCTCTCCCCGCAAAGACGATCCAGCAGCTCAAAGCCCGGTCGTCCACGGGTCCGTTCTCATGGAAAGCGGCCCTGCTGTTCGTGCTCACGGGCGCAGGTATGATCGTGTACTTCCAGTATGAAAAGGCGCGACTGGAGCGAGAGCGCATTGTGCAGATGAGCAAGGGAGTGGGTAAACCCAAGGTCGGAGGACCGTTCATTTTGAAGGATCTGGATGGGAACGTGTTTACGGAGGAGCAGTTGAAGGGGAAATATAATTTC ATCTACTTTGGATTTACTCATTGCCCCGATATCTGCCCTGACGAGTTGGACAAGATGGCTGCCATCATCGACATCATCAAGGAGAAGTCCAAAGGCAACTCTCCACTTCGCTCTATCTTCGTGACGTGCGACCCGGCGAGAGATACACCGGAAGTACTACGAGCTTACTTGAAAGAATTCCACGGCGACATCCTGGGCTTAACTGGAACCTATGAGCAAGTGAAGAACATGTGCAAGCAGTACCGAGTCTACTTTAGTACGCCAGAGAATATCAAACCGGGCGAGGATTATTTGGTGGATCACAGCATTTACTTTTACTTAATGG ACCCCGAAGGAGATTTCGTGGAGTGTATCGGCCGTCAGGATACCCCCGAAAGCGCAGCAAATATTATCCTCGATCATATCAAGGACTGGAAGAGACAGGGCAGAGAGTTGGATACCAGCAAGCCCTGA